In Zingiber officinale cultivar Zhangliang chromosome 3A, Zo_v1.1, whole genome shotgun sequence, the DNA window TTAGGTTCATTTCTGTGTTTAGTTGATGAAAATCTCTTTCCCTTGTTTATTTGTGCAACTAATGTGGCCATTGCATACTATCGACAGGCTTTATCATGATGTGCCCACAGCTTTTCATCAACTATAAACTGAAATCGGTTGCGCATCTCCCTTGGCGGCAAATGACTTACAAGTTCCTGAACACAATCATCGACGACCTTTTTGCATTTGTAATTAAAATGCCCATGTTGCATCGCCTATCTGTTTTCCGAGATGGTAGGTGCTTTTTGAAATAACTTCTTTTATTGTCTTTAAGAACTCTGTGGACTTGCGGTACCACGTACGAGCAAGAAACAAATTTATTAATGTCTAACAATTCCTGTTGGCCATGCAGATGTTATCTTCTTCATATATGTCTATCAGAGATGGATTTACCCTGTGGATAAGAAGCGAGTGAATGAATTTGGTTTTGGTGGCGAAGACGATACCCAAATCAGCCAAAGTTTAGTATCTGGTGATGCAGCCGCAACTAAAGAGGCTGAAGCTAGGATGGAAGGCAACAAAAAGACCAATTAGTTTGGGTATATTTGGTTGCATGTATTTGCTCGCCGGTCTAGTGAATCGTTTGCCATACCTCTTGTTTGAGGACATTACTTGGCGCCGGATCCTTGCTCGGTCGTATGATTAGGCTGGTTGGCAAATTGTAACAGTAGTTTGAGGTTTGGTTTGGATTTTCATGGATTTATTCAATTATGATGTTTGACGCAGAGAGAGATTCGTTCTTCTGCTAGCTGGTGGTTAGAGAATTATTTATGATCATTTGCTTGAACACTCAGATTTCCTTTACTTTGTTGAGGAAAACTAATTACAAGAGAAGGGGACAGTTCGGGCTCTTTCCGTTGATATCTGATAGCTTTGATGGAGTAGGGAAGGAACGGGAGCAATGGCGTGGCTACATAATTACTTGGAGTGGGTGCATGAATtaagattaataaattaattattacAGTGTTTCTTGAAGGCAATTTGACATGAGCTGATATTCTAATGAACCAATTAGTTAAATTGTCGATTCGTTACAATATTTGTGCAGAGCCAACAATGTGTTCTTTTTAACAAGTTATATTACTTTGAACCTATTTAATGGCAATAAGATATTACATGACTGCCTTGGGAAATTTAGATTTGGTCATGGTCTATCTAAAAGTTTtggttaaatttaaataatttgtttttGTTATAAATTTTGACTTagcaataaatttttaatatctttGATTGAGTGGCAAAATATTATATAGTTACTTTAAAATATTgtttctttttttatatatataaaaaataattttaggggAATAACAATAAGGAGGTTAATtggaattattattttattttattttatatatatatatatatatatatatatatatatatttatttatttttattattattattatttttggttaaGAATACGGCCAAActatctataaaaaaaataatttaaaaaaaaaagaagatattttACAAAACCCTAACAAGAGGAGGAAGGGATGCGGAAGCTTCAAGCTGAAGAAGAAGTCAGTTTGGGGCAATCCTTGTGTTCAGATCTAGAAGGCAAGGGGAAGACAATGATCCTAACGTACAGGAAGGCCATCATAATCCCTCGTCTCGTTGGTTTGATTGCATGGAAGATGTCCTTCAGTCGTTCCCGACGCTAAGGTCTTGATCTCTCGTTGGTCCCGTTGTAGTGGGAAGAGGAGGAAAGGTTCTCGTTAGAGGCGTTCCATGAGGAAGCAAGGAAGACGGTCTCAAGAGGATTGCTGTGTATAAActtgagattagaagaggaaggCATCGCCGCATGGTCTGGAGGTAGAGGGAAGACAATTCTGATGCCAATGAAGGGATCATGCCGCCTCACCTCATCGTCGACACAGAGGGAACACGATCATTCGATTCTTGATGGAGAGGTAAGAAGACAATAAGATAAAAACTTGCTAGTTTCATCTCGTTGGTTTTCACCTTTACGTTTTGCCCTTGTTGATCTGGGATGATATTTTTCAAGTGTGGTTTGTCCAAACAAAATTCTGAACAtagtttctttgttttcttcGATCTTCAACCTGAGTAAATGATAAAACTTTAGTTGTTGATTTATGGAAATTGATAGATTCATCTTTCTGTTTTCTGACCATTTTGCTTCACAAAGCAACCCTCATTTCCTATCACATTCAGTTGTTTGCATGCAAGATGCGAAATAGAGATTCTAGCATCTATGTACAGTTGGATACAAAATTTTAGGAATTCAGATACTACAAGCATAACCATTGATCTGTACTTGTGGCATGTCAACATGATTTTATTTCATAATTAGATGCTAAACGGTTTGATTTTACTCGAGATTAAGTTTGTAAAGTGTCCTGAAACTAATCCATAAATGATTTTTGACCATAAACATAATAGTGCAGTTTTTGCACTTGAAGTTTTCAGTTATCTGAATTTGTATCTTGTTTGAGTGAATTGGAATGTATCAAAATCTGATACAATCTCAATTCTCCTTTCAAccaacataaataatatattccCATTTTGCATGTGCTGCATTTCTTTTATCTGTTCATGGTTTATGTTTTGGCTCATGTCATTCCAGCTATAAAGATTTTCTTCCCAGAACATAGGATTACTTGAGCCAGTTGGTCAATATATgtgtttcatcttcttcttcctgctgttTTATACCTCTAAAATAAACTAATCAGAAAAGTGTGTATTTGATCTGTGGATGCTATCCCTTCGAAATGATTGAGATATCATAATATAATCATTAATCATACTACTGTACAGTAACACCAATTAAGTTAATAGAACTAGCTGCACTGTTTTTCACTGAGCATTAATGATTTAATGTGTAAAAGAAGCATGTTGTTCAAATTAATATAGTAGCAATTCCTTTCTTTGATTTCTTGAGGATCTTTGCAAGTATTCACTAAGCAGTAATCTATCAATATGTACAAGTTTGGACTACAGAGTTTCAAGTTATTAGTGTTACATATTTGCCTTTGCCTTTTCCACTGTTTGATGATGCTACATTGTATTGGCATGTCATGTCTGAGACTACATATTTATCGGTTTTTTTGCCTCTGACACGGTACTTGGGCTTCCAGGAACATGATCCGCAGATGAACTTTGCCGGAACCTCATCGAAGTCACTGATCCCAGAGCATCTTGTGTGTTTCCAGACTCCGCAGCTATCACACGTCAGCATCCTCTCGCCGTCATCGTCTTTGGATCCGCAGGCACAGTCTACTGTCCAAGTCTCTGTCCCTCTTTCCATCCGGAACTGCTCGAACACACATCCATCTCCCAAGCATCCCTCTACTCTGATCAAATCGTCCGAGCCAAGCAAGAAATTAACCAGCATGTCATCGTGGGCAACCTCGCCATCCACTACAACTTGCACTGCTCGGAACGATTGCAAGATCAAGTATGTCTCCTTGAAAGCCTTCGTCGCCTCATACTTGAGGTCCGCAACTGTGGCATGGAGGGGCAGGATAAGCAGTTCTGGAGGGGGCCGTACGTAGTCCTTCGGCCTGTTGACTAGCTCCACGTGGCACCATACGTGCAGCGCTAACGGGTTTGGATTTGCCACATCCTTCGCTCTGTCGTAGTGCTTCATGAATTGCTTGCAGTCAAGGATCGTGGCTGCTAACCTTCGGGGCGACTCCAGCTGCATTTTGTCAGGATTGAGAAGGGTGTCGTACAGCAATCTGAGATCACGGATGAGGTTTTCCCTGGATGGTCTGCAGCGGCACTGGGCAGGCGAAGCTATGTCAGAAGCAGCCGCAGGTTCGAGTCTGAAGAGGCAAAGAACCGACAATGTCAGCTTCTGATCGCACCGAAAGTGAAGGGTTAAAAATGGTGTTACCTGTACTCTACCGAGTTCGTCTTGGAGTTGCATCTGACTGTGATGACGGAACCATCAGCAACTCGTCTACTGCCGAGTCGCTTGAGGCAGTAATCAAGCAGCTCAATAGAACCTACAGACCGAAAGGTTGCTCGTTGGAGAGCCCGCTGCGTGACCCACTGCAACTTGTTGACAGCACAGAGAATCTTAACGACGGCATCCTCTGCCCTTGCGATGTCTGTCTCTCTCCATCGGCACTGTGGAAGTAGCTCTGTTTGGTTCTTCTCCCCATGGCCATGGGTGTCTTCGAGTAGCTTGAAGATGAAAGAGAAAAGGTCATGCAATGTCTCTAGCCTTCGAGGGGAAAGGAACGTGTACAGGGCAACTGTCTTCTCCAACTGGGTGCCAAGTTCTTGGCCACGGGAGGAGTGCAAGGGTGAGAGTGGCTTTGCGGAGAGGGTCTTCAATGCGCTTTGGTATGTTTCAGCTGTGTGCGCAAAGCTGCCTGCGCCAAACTCGTAACCCCAATTTCCATACCAGGAACGGCCGGTGGCGACTCCATGGATGAGTCGGTACTCCATTCCATACTTCTTCGACACATCCATCACAGACACCTTTCTGTCCATGGCAGAAAATTTTCCATCATCAGTTCATGTTTCCACTTTCTACGGCCACATGAATGAAGCTGTTATTCGTACGTACACACAGCCCCAATTCTAAAATGAATTAAGTGGTGTTACAACTTGCAGGTGGCTACATTACTTGTAACTCATGTGAGAGAAAAAATATGGCATTTATTAGGCCGTGCGAGCTGTAGATAAATGCCCAAATGCAAAGAACTCGCACGTTAGATTGTTAAATTTAGGTTAGTGTTTATTTTTAGCTCACtcatttgtctttatttttttgttttttttcaattCCATCTTTCACAATTGCCTGGCTTGTAATAAATTTGCTCATTAAAGTTGCAGCATTTTACAGCAGGCAAATTATACTGGATCTGGATATTAGAAATCAACATTTAATATTGTTATATACCGAAGATTGGTGGTGCTTTAGATCAGAATTGTAACCTTATTCTACTTGACGATTATGCGTTGCTCTCATTCATTCATGTTGCTTGCACACCCACTATTATCAGCTTCCGTTGGtgatttcctttttccctttattGCTCAAGCAAATTTGTTAAAGCAGGACTGGTTGAATTATAAACCCAAACtgatattatattatttaattttgatagATTCAAATGAACCAAACATTGGGAATCTTTATCAATTTTAATCCACATGACTTGTATTATTTGTGGTGTATTTAGACATGATCTTATTGCATGGACAATGGATAAATCTTGGTGGTCAAAAGATAGAATAGGAACGACTAATTTAAGAAAAGCATACAAGTTACTAACGCAACAGATAAAGACTTTGATCAGGTAGAAGTAGTTttagatattttaaattaaaaacttaaaatactGGGCTTCACTAACCCTACATATGCAAGAGAATCCATTTTTTTTAAAGTGGAAAAATCAAGAATGTTTCAGAATTCACTAAAACTAAGATGAGATAGAGCTGGAAAAAAGAAACAATCCTTTATTCGTTTGAAAATCCTACACCTCATCAACTGATGTTGACAGCTACGACGTCCAACAATAAGAACTTAATCAGTCCCCTCAGGATATCTAGTTGGTtagttgattagaggatgatataTTTACTACAATGAAATAGAGAAAAAATCCTAAGAGAAATGCCCTCGAGGAAAATCTCCTCCCTCTTAGTTACTTGATGATCAACTATAAACTGATCTCATAATTTACCCCTTTCACATAATTTGAAAACAAACTGAGATGTCATAATTTGAAAACAAACTGAGATGTCTAAAATGAACGTAGTCACTTTTTTACTACCATACCAACTGAATCTAATTTTGAGCAAGAAATCGTAGAAAGTAAGACTCTTTTCCAATGCACGATTAAACAATATATAAAACAAATATCCTGTAATGATACAAAGCATGGccagagaaaataataaaatatattattcaaAGCATAGTTTGAGGATACAATGAGAAGATAGAAAGTGCATTTCAGAAACAATGCTTTAAATATGAAGctgatatatttttaataattttcccAGTAAAGTCTTAAGTGTTCGTTTTAGTTACTAATCTCATCAAACTAAGTACAGATATTAATGAAGTACAACAGAAGATTGTGTTTCCATAAGAAACACCATGCTTATCAAAACAAACATATTCCTATTAGGACCACCATATTGATACTGTGCTATGATAAAACAATTACAGAAAGGCCTAGTTGAGATCCCATTTCCCTATCGGttagttattaaataaataaaacaaaaaaaattagcatggtataaaaataaataaatttatcaaaagaaacTGAGAAAAGCACAATTGTAAACATGAGAAAGAAATTCCATTTGACTACTTGTTCAGTTACTTCTTCCTTTGAGGCTATGGTATTTTACACATACCTGACATGGAGTACTTTGCACAGGCGATCCCAAAATTCCATCAAATCACAACCCATTAAAGTTTTTGAGCCGCTTTCCCGGCCATTGATTCTCAGAAGATGGCCATATCCATTGGCATGGATCACCCCATGCAACAAGTGAGTTGAGTCGTCCAATTGAGTGTGTGCCAGTTCTTCCAAATCAAGAGCGGCCATCTCATGATCGCAAGAACCACATCTGCAGGTCAAGCTCACACTAATATTAGA includes these proteins:
- the LOC122052715 gene encoding PHD finger protein At1g33420-like → MVRVDAMAVDGRPLKRARQRAAADGLQALPVGGSGGSEHASADGPFRLSVRSFIARHARVAPPLVVPWIRTWRIPFQLVATDASGTVVDLDVVEEDVSRSKRVYCDYCRIIGWSENPVCCTRYHFIIRNESSPTLFHQQRHCSHCRALHDLSALRCGSCDHEMAALDLEELAHTQLDDSTHLLHGVIHANGYGHLLRINGRESGSKTLMGCDLMEFWDRLCKVLHVRKVSVMDVSKKYGMEYRLIHGVATGRSWYGNWGYEFGAGSFAHTAETYQSALKTLSAKPLSPLHSSRGQELGTQLEKTVALYTFLSPRRLETLHDLFSFIFKLLEDTHGHGEKNQTELLPQCRWRETDIARAEDAVVKILCAVNKLQWVTQRALQRATFRSVGSIELLDYCLKRLGSRRVADGSVITVRCNSKTNSVEYRLEPAAASDIASPAQCRCRPSRENLIRDLRLLYDTLLNPDKMQLESPRRLAATILDCKQFMKHYDRAKDVANPNPLALHVWCHVELVNRPKDYVRPPPELLILPLHATVADLKYEATKAFKETYLILQSFRAVQVVVDGEVAHDDMLVNFLLGSDDLIRVEGCLGDGCVFEQFRMERGTETWTVDCACGSKDDDGERMLTCDSCGVWKHTRCSGISDFDEVPAKFICGSCSWKPKYRVRGKKTDKYVVSDMTCQYNVASSNSGKGKGKYVTLIT